The DNA window GTGCTGGCGCGTTTCTCGCTGATGCTGGCGGCGAGCGGCAATATCCGGACGCGAACGCTCAAGGCCTTCCCCGAATTCGCTTATCGCGAGATCATAACTTCGCTCGGCTAGTGTTTGCGGACAACCGGATCAGGTGCCGCCTTGATGGCACCTGATCCGCCGCGCGTTCCGACATATTTGACAGTTGTCTCGGGACAGGACGTCTCGCCGTGGTAGATATGCGGCCAGGAGGGATCGCGATGAACAATTTTTCGATACTGGCCGTCGCTTTTGCCTTGATATCATCAATGCCGCTCGAGGCCGGCGCCACGACAAAACCGGTCGGCATGGCCAATCCGGCCTCGGTCCATTGCGGTCAGATTGGCGGCCGCCTGACGATCAGGAAAGACAAGGCCGGCAACGAATATGGCTTCTGCCGCTTGCCCGATGGGCGCCTGTGCGAGGAATGGGCGCTGTTTCGCGACAACAAATGCATCGGCCCAAAGGCCGCGATGCGCCACAAATAGCAGCCACGTCGCCGCCTGGGTACAAGGATAGGACCATGTCAGACCCGCACCCGCATTCCCATCTGTGGCCCGGCGTGCCGCTTGCCCTGTTTTCGGCCGCATTGTTTGGCGCCACGCCGCCCCTCTCCAAGCTGCTGCTCAACAGCGTGAGCCCCTTCATGCTGGCCGGCCTGCTCTATCTCGGCGCCGGCATTGGCCTTGCCCTGTATCGCCTGCTTCGCGGCAAACAGGCCGCGGCCGGCGAAGCGCAGCTGGCCGCCAGGGATGTCCCTTGGCTGGCGCTGGCGATCGGCATGGGCGGCATCCTCGCGCCGGTGTTGTTGATGTTCGGCCTCAGCCTCAACACGGCATCCAGTTCAGCGCTGCTGCTCAACCTGGAAGGGCTGGCGACGATGGCGATCGCCTGGCTCGTCTATCGCGAGAATGTCGACCGGCGCCTGCTTGTTGGCGCCTTCGCCATTCTGGCGGGCGCGGTCCTGTTGTC is part of the Mesorhizobium loti genome and encodes:
- a CDS encoding putative hemolysin, producing the protein MNNFSILAVAFALISSMPLEAGATTKPVGMANPASVHCGQIGGRLTIRKDKAGNEYGFCRLPDGRLCEEWALFRDNKCIGPKAAMRHK